DNA sequence from the Vicia villosa cultivar HV-30 ecotype Madison, WI linkage group LG3, Vvil1.0, whole genome shotgun sequence genome:
atatCCGCAGCAATTCgtgcttctacaagttcatcagtgaattccttctcttcaaagatatatctccctccaagacgactgaaccaaaAGTATTCATAGggtctcagaattccacaaggtcgtggatcgagttctacacaaatttcctgaagttcttcaaaataagcatctgcttttcttcggaagattctccagaattttcgcatagcaacatcatttaatccagcatgttcaactattctgagagtatcaaaaaCTCTTCTGAtgttcctctttaccatttcatagattacaccaatagggtatgctcggcgggattttattttggttatgggggaatctgggtttgggacaaaatagggttgaggctctctatccaaacgaaaagatgattctgcttcattctcagaatctaacactaccatctcagcttcaggacgaggcttgggtgtgtaattgcagtcacggagcaattgctcatgtgatgcagaatctggaatatCTGATACAGCAAAattattttgagaggtggaaggaatgggttcatagtttgcatgaggtggaggttgagaaatggatatatttgtatgaggtggaaagagagtttgaaggggtggtatatcaaggacagggttttcaagggcctggtcagaagcaaggttggttgagggtggagatgaaggaatgggagcatttgtgatgggtgaaagaggaggagtaagagttttggttacaggagaagaaggaggtgtgagaacatagatgtttatgggtgattttgatggggctttttctggttgatttactggtttaggggtttgagcaacagctattggtgcaacttctgaacgtaaagcaggaacataatcaggttcagagagatgtatacctttggacaccttctgaaCAGTTTCAAACACAGCCTCCAGCTTCCTCTGCTTCTTACTtttctgctcttccacaatctttgcctttccaagagaaatttctcttcttctggcagattccagtctctccttctcattatcagcaaccttctgaccttcaactacttgagttgttggtccttgaatagttccttctggctgattcacagcttcttgagctTCTTCTTCTGCATCCGAATCATTaatgattaattttctttttcttgtctccttcttttcaacagccttttcactttccacatatttatttttcatatttctcttcttcttctttttcttcttagcaGTCTCTTTTTCAACTACAACTTTctgaacttcttcagcaacaatttcttcttgagcagctttcttaacaacttcagtagcagcagctacactcTGGACTACCTTCTCCTTgttatcagaaggatgatcaaattttctttttgtccttctttccttcttgacaacCGCTTCAGgggcagcttctgaaacatcttctgaagtagcaggcctggaagtggaaactttcttgcgaccacccttagcaggagcaactttgccttcttcttctttgagtgagttcagatagatagttctgacttctggcagctcacttctgaagaaagactcaaagtcagcaagaacaggatctcttctgcttcttgctctaggaagaggttgaggggtttgaacaacaacatcaataacactcatctttctcaaagtgagagcattcaagcaacttccagtatcaacaacaagatctttgattgtcccttgagcttccaggtcctcaacaatcttggaatgaaccagaagatttgtaataattcttccaaaaggaataatagtacacttcttctttctgaaagcatttctggaatccctcacagcattccacatgtggttgaagattatgtagataacatcaaccttcttctgagtggcaatgcaatacagaatgtatttctgctcattgttgacaaaatctgcagaatgggttgctttcctgtgataaaaacaccccagaagaatcttggtccagattttgtagagatccttcatgcccttgacacgattagttttcttcacatttttataGAGAGTAGCCAATACTTCATCCCATTCAGCCCTTAGATCAATTTcatgagcaccctcagggtttcttagatcaaacatcattctcaggatgttttcagtaacaactacaaacttcccatggacaaAGGACAGACTAGATTTAGGAGCAGcaacagcatgcacccaaaattcctttacaagatatgggtaaaccggtccacagatCTCAGCAAATaaagaggtccatccttgaaagatgatatcttctttaagatgatacCCATGTTCTTCAAAACTgtcaaagtctaccataagttcacagataacttctaactcctttttgggaatagagcaggAGATAACTGGAACAAGTTcctgatcttcttcttgaagatggagaggagcagatgaaccagcATTGAGAGAAGAtgaggcagccattgaaacagtactgagattgcaagaacaaattctgggtttgcgcttagggttagagaaaagggcaaagaggttacaaaaatgcatgcacaaggagagagagaatgagagcgaaaaagataaacgttatgatttgaaatgtatttatagagacggatttgaaaaagaatgcaataaaattatgagaatgaacagttacagaatcaaatgaaatcaactgcattaaatgatgagtgacgttaggtgagagaacgtggtaattgaaatgatttacacagttacctagggcggcatcccatcagattcactcacgcttttaccattcGTGCAGACACGTGTTCACAATCAGAAACAcatgatgacagctgtgttgtattgcatttgcttctgatgatgaatagagcttttcatcttctgattctggtcaCTGATTTTGACtgccattctttagaaatgatctagttctgataggatcatctttctttccaaggatcacatcttctgagtgagctgaggtgagtctagaagatcttctgactgttggctcttcagaaattctgagattctctaaagatgcagcaacttgatcttctgattctttgcttctgagatttccagcttctgaaactttgcttcttggttctacagcttctgatatatcaatatctatatctgcaaaattctcaaactgctttggcttttcaagaccaagcttatcatcaaatctgatattgattgattcttctacaaccaatgtttcagtattgtatactctgtagcctttagagcgttcagaatatccaagaaggaaacatttttgcgccttagaatcaaacttaccaagatgatctttagtattcagaatgaaacaaacacatccaaaaggatgaaaatatgaaatgttgggctttttgttcttccacaattcataaggagtcttatttagaataggtcttatagagattctattctgaatataacatatagtgtttattgcttctgcccataagtgcttagccatattggtttcattgattatggttctggccatttcttgtagagttctattctttcgctctacaactccatttttttgtggagttctagggcaagagaaatcatgggcaataccattttctttgaagaactcctcaaagaatttgttctcaaattcaccaccatgatcacttctgacctttatgattttgcactccttcttagattgaatctgagtgcagaattcaaagaacactgaatgagactcatccttgtgttttaagaactttacccatgtccagcggctataatcatctacgatgactaatccatatttcttccctctgacagatgctgttttgactggtccaaacagatcaatgtgcagaagttctaacggccttgaggaagagacaacattcttagatttgaatacaggtctggagaacttgcccttctgacatgcttcacaaagagcatctgatttgcaTTTcatatttgggagtcctctgaccagatttagtttgttaatctgagaaatctttctcaaactagcatgtcctaatcttctgtgccagacccattgctcttcagaaacagacataaggcaagtcaccttctgcttctcaagatctgaaagatcaatcttataaatgttgttctttctcttgcctgtaaataggattgagccatccttctgacttacagccttgcaagacttttgattgaagattatgtcataaccattgtcacttaattgacttatggacaataagttatgcgctaatccttctacaagaagtacattagttatggaaggagagttaccaatacttatggttccagagccaataattttgcccttctgatctcctccaaaattgacttctccaccagacttaagcaccaggtcttagaacatagaccttcttcccgtcatgtgtcgcgagcacccagagtccaggtacgatgacattttgtgctttgtcttctttgctgctaaggatatctgcaacagaaattatcttctccttaggtacccaaaatttcttgggtcctttcttttagttttcctcaagttctgattgaacttgggtttagcattataagtaataggaggaacaacatgatattctttaggtttggcagcatgatgttttttaggttgtgtcacttgctttttggtgtgtgcagtgttaaagcttttggcatgtgaagtgagcctaatatcatgtgagtgtccatatttgaactgatcatacaatggcttgtatgtgattttcaaatcattaacaggttcaaatttgtgtgaggtatcaccctcatagccaaaaccaaaccttttgtttccagaaacaccatatatcatagaagcaagatgactcctgccaatacttctagataggaactttctgaagctcgagtcatattctttcagaatatgattgagactaggaatggatttttctgattcagaaggagatccaatatctttggataattttaaaactttttccttcagttcagaattttccacttccagcttcttagtttcaaattcaaattgctttttcagctttttgtatttgatactaagatgagccttgagttccagaagttcagttaaactggaaactaactcttctctagatagttcagaaaatacctcttcaaaatctgattctgatgtagattctgatccatcatccactgtgtcCATTAGTGCAAgatttgcttgctctccttcagagtctgattctgattctaattcagaatcatcccatgtcgccataagacctttcttcttatgaaacttcttcttgggattctccttctgaagttttggacattcattcttgaagtgtccaggctcattgcactcatagcatatgaccttcttcttgtcagatcttctgcctccagaagattctcctctttcaggcttctttgaacttctgaagctcttgaacttcatttgcttgctcttccagagatggtttacccttctggagatcatggacaattcatcttcatcttctgattctgattcttcagaatctacttcttcagcctgaaaagcgttagtgcattttttataattagattttaatgcaatagacttacctttcttctgaggctcatttgcatccagctctatctcatggcttcttaaggcactgattagctcttccaaagagacttcattcagattctttgctatcttgaatgcagtcaccattggaccccatcttctgggaaagcttctgatgatcttctttacatgatcagccttggtgtagcctttgtccagaactcttaatccagcagttagcgtttgaaatcttgaaaacatcttctcaatattttcatcatcctccatcttgaaggcttcatatttctggattagggcaagagttttggtctccttgacttgagcatttccttcatgggtcattttcaatgactcatatatatcataggcagtttccctattagatatcttctcatactcaacatgagatatagcattcagcaaaacagtcctacatttatgatgatttttgaaaagcttcttttgatcatcattcatttcttgtcttgtaagccttacgccagtagctttcactggatgtttgtaaccatccatcagaagatcccataagtcaacatctagaccaaggaagtaactttcaagtttatctttcaagtattcaaagttttcaccatcaaatactggtggtctagtataaccattgttaccatttccattgtattgctcagctgagccagatgtagatgtatttgttggaatttcaccagacatcttgtactgaagcgtttttctcttcctgaatcttttctaaacacggttaagtgcttgcaccttagaaccggcgctctgatgccaattgaaggatagaaaaacacttagatagggggtttgaataagtgtagctttaaaacatgTAATATAAAAAcagtttgcacaatgatttttattctggttcgttgttaactaaactactccagtccacccccttggagtgatttacctcacctgaggatttaatccactaatcacacgagattacaatggttttccacttagacaacttcttagtcttctagagtatactgatcacaacctgatcactctaggaacaatctgcttagataccctctaagactttctagagtatactgatcaacaacctgatcactctagtccttacaacttaatgtaaacaaattctaagagttacaatgcttctaataaagctattatcacaactgtgattttctcttaagtttaagcttaatctcactaaagtattacaacagcaatatagtgagtttgatgaagtttgagagcttttgatttgaacagcgtttcagcaagttggttcagagttcgtgattcgtaacatagcttctcatcagaacttcatatttataggcgtttgagaagatgaccgttgggagcatttaatgctttgcgtattccgtacagcattgcatttaatgtttcactcttttgtcaactacctcgagccttgctttcgctgtgtctactgacgttgcctttaatagctttcaacgttccttttgtcagtcagcgtagcctgccagctagtacttacttctgatctgatgtttgtgtgaacaacgtttgaatatcatcagagtcaaacagcttggtgcaaagcatcttcatgtcttctgaccttgaagtgcttctgagcgtgataccatgagaacttcagtgcttctgcttctgatctcaagtccttctgatgcttccatagaccatgttctgattctgcttgaccatcttctgatgtcttgccagaccatgttctgatgttgcatgctgaaccttctgagttagtgcttcttgcgctgattttgtgcatactctttatataattcctgaaatggaaattgcatagtattagagtaccacattatctcatacaaaattcatatacattgttatcatcaaaactaagaatattgatcagaacaaatcttgttctaacagacactacttctcttgcttcacagcttcgagaATCAAATGGTGATCTTCCCACAGCCCGGGAGATTCATCTAGACAAGCCTTAGACTTCTACATCTTGAGCCgtatcaaactaggttacaaacccttctttttatatCTAATTTCCAACTGGATTTGGACCTTCAGTTACAGCTAATTTGCTGTTACAAAACAACAGTAACTTCTCcttatttagaaactatataaagctgtatattcttcaaatattttgatttattCTTCTGACCTTTTAAACATATAACTCCTTATATGATTGCATCATATCTCTAAATATATCTGTGATTGTTAAATTATAACAGATTTAACTTATCCACTTCAGTTCAGGCACGATATCGTATGCTGTTATATATGATATCTCATACGACATTTCATTCCAGATATTGAGACATCTCAACACAACATGTCTTAACATGAGATAGGACTTCTTGCTCAATCTATTCTTGTCAACAAGTTAATTCAACCTATCAACTAAACCTGctttatttgttttactaaaattaatgtcaatcatAAAACTAGAGAACTTACAAGTTTAGGGGTAAAGAACCAACTCTACACTTGTAGCCTCGGCAATCCAGAATTGGGGAACATTTAATCCAACAATCAAGCTCTTGTGAAAATTTACTTTTAATCCGGACATTGCTTCGAAGAGGAGCACAATTGCTTTAATACTGCGAAAATTAGTCCAACTTTTCTCACAAATGATCATGGTGTCGTCTGCATTATTGCAGATACATAAATCGACACTTGCCTCTCTCAAATTTGAATCCAGCAATTTTCCCGAATCCACCGCTTTCTTCATCAACATATTAAATCATTCCATTACAATTAATAAAAGGAATGGATAAAGAGGGTCTACTTAACATAAACATCGATTCATCTTAAATTTCTTAGTCGGGCTTCCgtttaaaaacacaaaaattaaagATGATTTTAAACATTCTAAAATCCAATTTCTCCATTGAAATCCCATTTTTTTTTCTATCACAAACAAAAGAAAACTCTAATctactaaatttttttttttcgaaattcactttaaaaaaaaagataacTTTCCTTTTCTTCTGCCTAGCCTCATCAACTATTTTATTAGCAACCAGCACCCATCTAAGATTTGCCTAAATTATTCATATCTTTTAactcattcaaatatttttaaatgagtGTAAAATTAGTAGTtgacaatgttgcttataataaaAGAAGTAGTTGACAATGTTGTATACTTTGATGAAACCTCTTCGTCATCTAGGTCATTATCATTCCTCGCAATTTCAAACACACAAgtctaaacaaaacaaaacaaaaaatagtaCAATCTTAATTTATGCCATTCTTTCACAAAGGAACCTTCCTTCCATTCAACCAAATATAACCACAAAATCCAAATTAATAAAGCATACCATATacccttttcaaattttcttcacaaGGCATATACACGTGGCCAAATCTATGAACTTGACCAATTTTCACGACCTACACGTGTGTCCCACACCACCTCCCATTCCTCTCCTTCTCTCTCCATCACTCCGAACCTGCCGCAACCTaaccagaaaaagaaaagaaaaaaaaaaactcaaaaaactctcttttttttctctacCCAAAAACAAAAATCTATCCATATCAAACccataacaaaataaaaacagaatTTTGCGAGCTACCCGTTTCATCTCAAACCTTATATTCACCAATTCCAGCTTCAATTTTCATTTTCCATTTGCTTCATTTTCGTTGCCATTATTAGGGTTCGGTCTCTGGTAACCATAACAATGCCGGAGATCGAACACGCGCCGGAAGTTACCGCCCTTTTTGGAAAATACGAATTGGGAAGAGTCGTGGGTTGCGGCGCGTTCGCCAAAGTTCACTACGCGCGCAATATTCAAACGGGACATGGCGTAGCCGTCAAGATAATCAACAAGAAGAAACTCTCCGGTACCGGTCTCACCGGAAACGTGAAACGCGAAATCACCATCATGAGTCGTCTTCATCACCCTCACATTGTTCGTCTCCACGAAGTTTTAGCGACGAAAACGAAAATCTACTTCATCATGGATTTCGTTCGCGGTGGCGAGCTTTTCGCGAAGATCTCAAAGGGGAGATTCAGTGAGGATCTCAGCCGTCGGTATTTTCATCAGTTAATCTCCGCCGTTGGATATTGTCACTCGCGTGGAGTTTTTCATCGTGATCTTAAACCGGAGAATCTATTATTAGACGAGAATGGGAAATTAAAGGTTTCGGATTTCGGGTTAAGTGCGGTTACGGATCAGATCCGACCCGATGGGTTGCTTCATACGCTTTGTGGGACCCCTGCTTACGTGGCACCGGAGATTCTCGCTAAGCGAGGATACGATGGAGCTAAGGTTGATGTTTGGTCGTGTGGGGTTGTTTTGTTTGTTCTTGCTGCTGGGTATCTTCCGTTTAACGATCAGAATTTAATGGTTATGTATCGGAAAATCTATAAAGGTGAATTCCGGTGTCCGCGGTGGATGTCGCCGGATCTGCGGCGGTT
Encoded proteins:
- the LOC131662188 gene encoding CBL-interacting serine/threonine-protein kinase 11-like — protein: MPEIEHAPEVTALFGKYELGRVVGCGAFAKVHYARNIQTGHGVAVKIINKKKLSGTGLTGNVKREITIMSRLHHPHIVRLHEVLATKTKIYFIMDFVRGGELFAKISKGRFSEDLSRRYFHQLISAVGYCHSRGVFHRDLKPENLLLDENGKLKVSDFGLSAVTDQIRPDGLLHTLCGTPAYVAPEILAKRGYDGAKVDVWSCGVVLFVLAAGYLPFNDQNLMVMYRKIYKGEFRCPRWMSPDLRRFLSKLLDTNPETRITVEEMTRDPWFRKGYKEIRFHEEDYGSDHGHGVGIGCKGDGSEVMNLNAFDIISLSSGLDLSGLFGEFDGAERFVLRESPERIIEVVEEVGAAEGMGVRWKKECGVELEGLNGNFGIEIEVYRLTAEVAMVEVRRRGSDAAAFNELWDVKLKPQLVSGGATTSYQHECEPESQPESQTESPIASD